One genomic window of Conger conger chromosome 7, fConCon1.1, whole genome shotgun sequence includes the following:
- the hspb1 gene encoding heat shock protein beta-1, translating into MAERRIPFTFMRTPSWDPFRDWYQGSRLFDQSFGMPALPEEWYQWPTPQWPGYMRPGAALPEGPPAAVGPLMGPPPSPYARALSRQLSSGMSEIKQTPEQWKVSLDVNHFSPEELVVKTKDGMVEITGKHEERKDEHGFVSRCFTRKYTLPPGVDAEKVSSSLSPEGFLTVEVPLPKPAIQSAEVTIPVTKAVEAKK; encoded by the exons ATGGCCGAGCGACGCATTCCCTTCACCTTCATGCGCACCCCGAGCTGGGACCCCTTCCGCGACTGGTACCAAGGCAGCCGGCTCTTCGACCAATCTTTCGGCATGCCCGCCCTCCCCGAGGAGTGGTACCAGTGGCCGACCCCCCAGTGGCCCGGCTACATGCGTCCAGGCGCTGCCCTGCCTGAGGGACCACCCGCAGCGGTTGGACCCCTGATGGGTCCTCCCCCATCCCCCTACGCCCGCGCCCTGTCCCGCCAGCTGAGCAGCGGCATGTCCGAAATCAAGCAGACCCCGGAGCAGTGGAAGGTCAGCCTGGACGTCAACCACTTTTCTCCAGAAGAGCTGGTGGTGAAGACCAAGGATGGAATGGTGGAGatcacag GGAAACATGAGGAGAGGAAGGATGAGCACGGCTTTGTGTCCAGATGTTTCACCAGAAAGTACAC ACTGCCCCCAGGTGTGGATGCTGAGAAGGTCTCATCCTCCCTTTCTCCCGAGGGCTTCCTAACCGTGGAGGTTCCTCTTCCCAAGCCAGCAATTCAGTCAGCCGAGGTCACCATCCCTGTGACCAAGGCAGTCGAGGCCAAGAAGTAA